The Syngnathus acus chromosome 3, fSynAcu1.2, whole genome shotgun sequence genome includes a window with the following:
- the LOC119120864 gene encoding uncharacterized protein LOC119120864, which produces MRKFTKCQVKHSQRMNDPPLRPWVAIAKDGQILCCHCTCMAGLGETCSHSAASLFALETLIRMKTATSCTSLPCQWLKPSASHIEYAEGCNIDFARPAQKRKSEVSTPEESAARKLLNVPPPTEEQKAAFYKALSECGGRPAILSIVPDYADNFVPRAVKRKLPVPLSQLYDSGNMKLSPDELALKCRSELEKLHSITREQISAVEEESRGQATSHLHQRIFNEHLSFRL; this is translated from the exons atgagaAAATTTACCAAATGCCAg GTAAAACACTCTCAACGGATGAATGATCCTCCCCTCAGACCTTGGGTAGCAATAGCGAAAGATGGTCAGATCCTGTGCTGCCACTGTACCTGCATGGCTGGATTGGgtgaaacatgttcacattcagcaGCATCCCTGTTCGCCCTGGAGACATTAATACGTATGAAGACGGCCACTTCATGCACATCACTACCTTGTCAGTGGCTGAAACCATCAGCATCGCACATAGAATATGCTGAAGGATGCAATATCGATTTTGCCCGTCCAGCCCAGAAACGAAAGTCAGAAGTTTCAACTCCTGAGGAAAGTGCTGCGAGAAAACTGCTGAATGTTCCTCCACCAACTGAAGAGCAGAAAGCTGCCTTTTACAAGGCTTTGTCTGAATGCGGTGGAAGACCAGCAATTTTGAGCATTGTCCCTGACTATGCTGACAACTTTGTGCCAAGGGCAGTGAAGCGAAAGCTTCCTGTACCTCTCTCACAGCTGTACGATTCTGGCAATATGAAACTCAGCCCAGATGAACTTGCACTAAAATGCCGGTCAGAGCTGGAAAAGTTACATTCCATTACCAGAGAgcag ataTCTGCGGTTGAAGAAGAGTCCAGGGGCCAAGCAACATCACATCTTCACCAGCGG atcttcaatgaacatttgagttttcgTTTGTGA